GGCGTCGCGCAGTCCGGCTTCGCCGAGGCGTCGGTCATCGTGCTCGCCGTCTCGATGGCGCTGATCGTCCCGACCTTCGTCGGGGTGCTCGCGCTGACCAGCTACAACCCTGGCGCGGACACCGGCCAGGGCGCGACGGGTGACGAGGACGCTGGAGAAGTCGAGGAAATTGGCGGCGGCGAGGAAGAAGACGCCGCGCAGAGCGCCCTGCGTCGCACCCTCGCGGGCGGCGGCGGCGTGCTCCGCTTCGCCGACGGTGAGCTCCTGCTCGGGGTGCCGATGGTGCACTCGGTGGACAGCTTCACGCAGCAGGAGCGCGCGCAGCTGATGCTCGGCCAGGCCTCGGACGTGCGCATCCCGCTCGTCACTGGAACCTGGTAGACGGGCGCGCCTCCCTGCGAGGGCGCCGCTCAGCCGACCTCGGGCGCCTCTCAGCTGACTTCGGGCGCCTCGACCGGGGGCGCCACGAACACCGCCTCGCGGTAGTAGCGGAGCTCCTCGATCGACTCCCGGATGTCGTCGAGCGCGCGGTGGTGCCCCTTCTTCGAGGGGCGCCGCTCGAACGCCTCGGGGTGCCAGCGCTTGACCAGCTCCTTGACGGTGGAGACGTCGACGTTCCGGTAGTGCAGGTGCGCGGTCAGCTTCGGCATGTACTTCGATAAGAAGAGCCGATCCTGGTGCACCGAGTTGCCCGCGAGCGGCGCCGCGCCGGCCTCGACGTGCTCGGCCAAAAACGCGAGGGTCTGCGCCTCGGCGTCCTCTTCGCTCACCTTCGAGGCCTTCACCCGGTTGACCAGCCCCGAGCCGCCGTGGTGCTTCTTGTTCCAGTCGTCCATCGCCTCGAGGAGCGGGTCGGGCTGGTGGATGACGAGCTCGGGGCCCTCTCCGAGGATGTTCAGCTGGCCGTCGGTGACGAGGGTCGCGATCTCGAGGATGCGCTCCTTCTCGTGGTCGAGGCCGCTCATCTCGAGGTCGATCCAGACCAGCCGG
The Sandaracinaceae bacterium genome window above contains:
- the orn gene encoding oligoribonuclease, with the translated sequence MGKRAETDRLVWIDLEMSGLDHEKERILEIATLVTDGQLNILGEGPELVIHQPDPLLEAMDDWNKKHHGGSGLVNRVKASKVSEEDAEAQTLAFLAEHVEAGAAPLAGNSVHQDRLFLSKYMPKLTAHLHYRNVDVSTVKELVKRWHPEAFERRPSKKGHHRALDDIRESIEELRYYREAVFVAPPVEAPEVS